Genomic window (Mycolicibacterium smegmatis):
GTCAGCTCGCGACGTACCTCGCGGCGTGGTCGGCCGGCGCGGACGCGGTGGACGGCGCCTCGGCGCCGATGGCCGGGACCACGAGCCAGCCCGCGCTGAGCTCGATCGTCGCGGCGGCCGCGCACACCCAGTACGACACGGGCCTGGACCTGCGTGCGGTGTGCGACCTTGAGCCCTACTGGGAGGCGGTGAGAAAGGTCTACGCGCCGTTCGAGTCCGGGCTGCCCGGGCCAACCGGCCGCGTCTACACCCACGAGATTCCCGGTGGGCAGTTGAGCAACCTGCGTCAGCAGGCCATCGCGTTGGGCCTCGGCGACCGGTTCGAGGAGATCGAGGCCAATTACGCTGCGGCCGACCGGGTTCTGGGACGGCTCGTGAAGGTGACCCCGTCGTCGAAGGTGGTCGGGGACCTGGCGCTGGCGCTCGTGGGTGCGGGCATCACCGCCGAGGAGTTCGCCGAGGATCCCGCGAAGTACGACATCCCCGACAGCGTGATCGGCTTCCTGCGCGGTGAACTCGGGGATCCGCCGGGCGGATGGCCGGAACCGTTGCGCACCAAGGCGCTCCAGGGCCGCGGACCGGCCCGGCCGGTCGAGAAGCTGACCGCCGACGACGAGGCGTTGCTCGCCCAGCCCGGGCCCAAGCGGCAGGCCGCGTTGAACCGCCTGCTTTTCCCCGGGCCCACCGCCGAGTTCGAGGCGCACCGCGAAACCTACGGCGACACCTCATCCCTCAGCGCGAACCAGTTCTTCTACGGGCTGCGCTACGGCGAGGAGCACCGCGTGCAACTCGAACGTGGCGTGGAACTGCTGATCGGGCTTGAGGCGATCTCGGAGGCCGACGAGCGCGGCATGCGCACCGTGATGTGCATCATCAACGGTCAGCTGCGCCCGGTTCTCGTGCGCGACCGCAGCATCGCCAGCGAGGTGCCCGCCGCCGAAAAGGCCGACCGCAACAATGCCGACCACATCGCCGCGCCCTTCGCCGGTGTGGTGACCGTCGGTGTCGCAGAAGGTGACTCGGTGGACGCGGGACAAACCATCGCGACGATCGAGGCGATGAAGATGGAGGCCGCCATCACCGCGCCCAAGGCAGGCACCGTCGCGCGCGTCGCGGTCGCGGCGACCGCCCAGGTCGAGGGCGGCGATCTGCTGGTGGTGGTCAGCTGACCCGGATCATCGCGGGCTTTCTGGGTGGCCGACGCATCGAGGTGCCCAAGAGCGGTACCCGGCCCACCTCCGACCGGGTGCGCGAGGCGGTGTTCAACGCCCTGGCCGCGCGTCTGGACTTCGCTGGTCTGGCCGTGCTCGATCTGTACGCCGGATCGGGCGCCCTTGGGCTGGAGGCGATTTCGCGTGGCGCGAGCTCGGCGTTGTTCGTCGAGTCCGATCAGCGTGCGGCCGCGGTGATCGCCAAAAACATCGCGGCACTCGACGTCGCGGGTGCCACCGTGCGACGCGGCACCGCCGAATCGGTGCTGGCCGCGGGTACCACGCGCCCCGTGGACCTGGTGCTGGCGGACCCGCCGTACGACGTCGACGCACGCACCGTCGACGCGCTGGTGGTGGCGCTGGCCGACGGTGGATGGGTGCGCGCGGGCACGGTCGTCATGGTCGAACGGCGCTTCAACAGCGACCTCGTGACCTGGCCCGACGGCTGGACGGCGTTGAGTGCGCGCCGCTACGGCGACACGCGCGTCGAACTCGCGGAGGTCGGCTGAGCGTCGCCCTGTACCGTCGTCACCCATGAGCGGCGCGGTATGCCCCGGTTCCTTCGACCCGGTGACCCTCGGTCACATCGACGTCTTCGAGCGTGCCTCGGCGCAGTTCGACGAGGTCGTGGTGGCGGTTCTGGTGAACCCCAACAAGAAGGGCATGTTCGACCTCGACGAGCGCATCGCGATGATCGAGGAGTCCACGACCCATCTGCCGAATCTGCGGGTCGAATCGGGACAGGGGCTGGTGGTCGACTTCGTGAAGTCGCGCGGCCTGACCGCGATCGTCAAGGGTCTGCGCACCGGCACCGACTTCGAGTACGAACTGCAGATGGCGCAGATGAACAAGCACGTCGCAGGCGTCGACACGTTCTTCGTCGCGACGACACCGCAGTACTCGTTCGTGTCGTCGTCGCTGGCCAAGGAGGTCGCGTCCCTCGGTGGCGACGTGTCGGCGCTGCTGCCGTCGCCGGTGAACCGCAGACTGCAGGAGAAGCTCAACGGTTGAACCCGGCCGGTAGGGGGTAGTCCACGGGCGGCGCACACAGCCCATTGCGCCCATTCCTGAACACCCCCTCGGAGGATTCACCGTGGCCGATTCAAAGCCCAAGACGTTCGTGCAGTCGACCGACGACGTCGTCAGGTTTCTCACCGATCAGCACAACCTGATCAAGGACCTCTTCGAAGAGGTGCTCTCGGCGTCCGGCGACGACGCCAGGCAGACCGCTTTCGTCGAACTGCGCCAGCTGCTGGCGGTGCACGAGACCGCCGAGGAGATGGTGGTGCACCCGAGGGCGCGCGCCGCGGTCGACGGCGGCGACAAGATCGTCGACGCGCGCCTCGAAGAGGAACACAAGGCCAAGCAGCAACTGTCCGAGCTCGAGAAGCTCGACATCGGCTCGGCGGAGTTCATCACCGAACTGGAGAAGTTCCGCGAGGCCGTGCTCGATCACGCCGCCCACGAGGAGGCCGAGGAGTTCGTCAAGCTCTCCCGCGAACTCGACGCGCAGGAGCTCGAGCGGATGACCAAGGCCGTGCAGGCCGCGGAGGCGATCGCGCCGACGCGTCCGCATGCGGGCGTGGAGTCGGCGTCGCTGAACTTCGCCGTCGGTCCGTTCGCCTCGATGCTCGACCGGGCGCGGGACCTGATCGGCTCGGCCCTGAAGTAGCGCTGACGTGGTGACCTGGCGTCCGGCAACGCCACATGAGCGACACACCGATCATGCTCCACAGTCACAGGCGTAACACCAGGCACACTAGTCACTAACAACTAAGCCTGGAGGATGTTGCCGTGTACCGAGTTTTTGAAGCGCTCGACGAGCTCGGCGCGATCGTCGAAGAAGCGCGCGGTGTGCCGATGACCGCCGGCTGCGTCGTCCCTCGCGGGGATGTGCTCGAACTCATCGACGACATCAAGGACGCCATTCCCGGTGAACTCGACGACGCACAGGACGTGCTCGATGCCCGCGACTCGCTGCTGCGCGAGGCCAAGGAGCACTCCGAATCGGTGATCTCGGGTGCCAACGCCGAGGCCGACAGCGTGCTCAGCCATGCCCGTGCCGAGGCCGACCGCCTGCTGGCCGATGCAAAAGCCCAGGCAGACCGCATGGTCGCCGAGGCGCGTCAGCACAGCGAGCGGATGGTCACCGAGGCGCGCGAGGAAGCGGCCCGCCTCGCGGCGGCAGCCAAGCGCGAGTACGAGGCCAGCACCGGCCGCGCCAAGGCCGAGGCCGACCGGCTCATCGAGAACGGCAACATCTCGTACGAGAAGGCGATCCAGGAGGGCATCAAGGAGCAGCAGCGCCTGGTGTCGCAGACCGAGATCGTGGCGACCGCCAACGCAGAGGCCACGCGGCTCATCGACGCGGCGCACGCCGAGGCCGACCGTCTTCGTGGCGAGTGCGACATCTACGTCGACAGCAAACTGGCCGAGTTCGAGGAGTTTCTCAACGGGACCCTGCGGTCGGTCGGCCGCGGACGTCACCAGTTGCGGACCACCGCGGGGACACACGACTACGTGACCCGCTGAGCATCTGCTCAACCTGCGGTGACGGCGACGTGCCGCGGCGCGAATATGGCGTCGCCGTAGGATTGCGGTATGGCGACGCATGCGAACGCGGCGAAGCACCGCGAGTCACGATCGCCGCTGGTGCTCGATGTCTCACGTCTGGGCAGGCGGCCCGGGTCGATGTTGACGCACCGCGAGACCGTGCCCAGCCCCGCACGAATCGGCTTGGATCTCATCGCGATTCGACCGGGCGCTGAACTCGACCTCGATCTGCGGCTGGAATCGGTTTCCGAGGGCGTACTGGTGACCGGGACGGTCTCGGCGCACACCGAGGGTGAGTGTGCGCGGTGCCTGACCGCGATCAGCGGCGACGTCGAGATCGACCTCACCGAGTTGTACGCCTACCCCGACAGCACCACCGACGAGACGTCGGAGTCCGACGAGATCGCCCGGG
Coding sequences:
- a CDS encoding YceD family protein, translating into MATHANAAKHRESRSPLVLDVSRLGRRPGSMLTHRETVPSPARIGLDLIAIRPGAELDLDLRLESVSEGVLVTGTVSAHTEGECARCLTAISGDVEIDLTELYAYPDSTTDETSESDEIARVGASGRPDTVDLEQPIVDAVGMSLPFAPLCQPDCPGLCPDCGIPLATAEPGHGHEKIDPRWAKLAGMLQDDSKDRDRAGGDA
- the rsmD gene encoding 16S rRNA (guanine(966)-N(2))-methyltransferase RsmD gives rise to the protein MTRIIAGFLGGRRIEVPKSGTRPTSDRVREAVFNALAARLDFAGLAVLDLYAGSGALGLEAISRGASSALFVESDQRAAAVIAKNIAALDVAGATVRRGTAESVLAAGTTRPVDLVLADPPYDVDARTVDALVVALADGGWVRAGTVVMVERRFNSDLVTWPDGWTALSARRYGDTRVELAEVG
- the sepIVA gene encoding cell division protein SepIVA, whose product is MYRVFEALDELGAIVEEARGVPMTAGCVVPRGDVLELIDDIKDAIPGELDDAQDVLDARDSLLREAKEHSESVISGANAEADSVLSHARAEADRLLADAKAQADRMVAEARQHSERMVTEAREEAARLAAAAKREYEASTGRAKAEADRLIENGNISYEKAIQEGIKEQQRLVSQTEIVATANAEATRLIDAAHAEADRLRGECDIYVDSKLAEFEEFLNGTLRSVGRGRHQLRTTAGTHDYVTR
- the coaD gene encoding pantetheine-phosphate adenylyltransferase, giving the protein MSGAVCPGSFDPVTLGHIDVFERASAQFDEVVVAVLVNPNKKGMFDLDERIAMIEESTTHLPNLRVESGQGLVVDFVKSRGLTAIVKGLRTGTDFEYELQMAQMNKHVAGVDTFFVATTPQYSFVSSSLAKEVASLGGDVSALLPSPVNRRLQEKLNG
- a CDS encoding hemerythrin domain-containing protein, with the translated sequence MADSKPKTFVQSTDDVVRFLTDQHNLIKDLFEEVLSASGDDARQTAFVELRQLLAVHETAEEMVVHPRARAAVDGGDKIVDARLEEEHKAKQQLSELEKLDIGSAEFITELEKFREAVLDHAAHEEAEEFVKLSRELDAQELERMTKAVQAAEAIAPTRPHAGVESASLNFAVGPFASMLDRARDLIGSALK